A window from Brucella sp. BE17 encodes these proteins:
- a CDS encoding methionine ABC transporter ATP-binding protein translates to MQDVQRMFGETAAISGVSLSVARGEILGIIGRSGAGKSTLIRCVNGLEKPDSGMIRIEGHEITGLTETELRPVRRRIGMVFQHFNLLSAKTVAGNIGLPLKIAGKSKLERAKRIAELLDLVGLSDKANHYPAQLSGGQKQRVGIARALAAEPAVLLSDEATSALDPETTQSILELLKDINTKLGLTILLITHEMDVIRRIADRVIVLDRGAIAEEGPVWKVFANPQSPVTQSMLQVLTPELPLVWRERLKENDGELAILKVKLSGAAAKGAFFSDVTTATGVAPQLIHGGMDTIQGEPVGTLFIGLPATDQTKLEAAIGYLNTHTDAMEVLGYV, encoded by the coding sequence ATGCAGGACGTGCAGCGCATGTTTGGCGAAACGGCAGCGATCAGCGGTGTATCGCTTTCTGTGGCGCGCGGAGAAATTCTTGGCATTATTGGCCGCAGTGGCGCTGGAAAATCCACACTGATCCGCTGCGTCAACGGCCTTGAAAAGCCCGATTCGGGTATGATCCGCATTGAAGGCCATGAGATCACGGGGCTCACTGAAACGGAGTTGCGCCCCGTTCGCCGCCGCATCGGCATGGTTTTCCAGCACTTCAACCTGCTTTCTGCAAAAACCGTTGCTGGAAATATTGGTTTGCCGCTTAAGATCGCGGGCAAATCGAAGCTCGAACGCGCAAAACGTATCGCAGAACTTCTCGATCTTGTCGGTCTTTCCGATAAAGCAAACCATTATCCGGCACAGCTTTCGGGCGGGCAGAAGCAGCGCGTGGGCATAGCGCGCGCGCTCGCCGCCGAACCCGCTGTTCTGCTCTCGGACGAAGCGACCTCGGCGCTCGACCCCGAAACAACGCAGTCTATTCTGGAACTGCTCAAGGACATCAACACCAAGCTTGGCCTCACCATTCTACTCATCACGCATGAAATGGACGTGATCCGCCGCATCGCCGATCGGGTTATCGTGCTTGATCGCGGTGCGATTGCAGAAGAAGGCCCGGTCTGGAAAGTCTTTGCCAATCCACAATCCCCTGTCACGCAGAGCATGTTGCAGGTGCTGACACCGGAACTGCCGCTCGTCTGGCGCGAGCGCCTCAAAGAGAACGACGGTGAGCTTGCCATTCTCAAGGTAAAATTGTCGGGTGCGGCGGCAAAAGGCGCATTCTTCAGCGACGTCACAACCGCCACCGGCGTCGCACCGCAGCTCATCCATGGTGGCATGGACACCATTCAGGGTGAGCCGGTCGGCACACTTTTCATAGGCCTGCCCGCAACAGACCAAACGAAGCTTGAAGCCGCCATTGGCTATCTCAATACCCATACGGATGCCATGGAGGTGCTCGGCTATGTCTGA
- a CDS encoding methionine ABC transporter permease, with amino-acid sequence MSDAMLNLLWKSFWETMIMTGFSSLISLVVGLPLALIMIMTERGGLAQNLTVNSILGAIINGFRSVPFIILLVALIPVTRFIVGTSIGTWASIVPLSIAAIPYYARIAEVSLREVDHGLVEAARSMGASRWTIIRDVLVPEALPGIIAGFTVTIITLIGASAMAGAIGGGGLGDLAIRYGYQRFETQIMFAVVVVLIIMVCGIQWIGDRLVSHLDKRNLRA; translated from the coding sequence ATGTCTGATGCCATGCTCAATCTTCTCTGGAAGTCATTTTGGGAAACCATGATCATGACCGGCTTTTCAAGCCTGATATCGCTTGTCGTCGGTCTGCCGCTCGCGCTCATCATGATCATGACCGAGCGCGGAGGGCTGGCGCAGAACCTGACCGTCAATTCCATTCTGGGCGCGATCATCAACGGCTTTCGCTCCGTGCCGTTCATCATCCTTCTGGTGGCGCTCATTCCGGTCACGCGCTTTATCGTCGGTACCTCGATTGGTACATGGGCTTCTATCGTGCCGCTCTCAATTGCCGCCATTCCCTATTATGCGCGTATTGCCGAGGTCTCTCTGCGTGAAGTCGACCATGGGCTGGTCGAAGCCGCCCGTTCAATGGGCGCAAGCCGCTGGACCATCATACGCGACGTGCTGGTACCCGAAGCGCTTCCGGGCATCATTGCGGGATTCACGGTCACCATCATCACGCTTATCGGCGCTTCTGCAATGGCCGGAGCCATCGGTGGCGGAGGCTTGGGCGACCTCGCCATCCGTTATGGCTATCAGCGTTTTGAAACACAGATCATGTTTGCGGTGGTCGTGGTTCTCATTATCATGGTCTGCGGCATCCAGTGGATCGGCGATCGCCTGGTCAGCCATCTCGACAAGCGCAATCTACGCGCCTGA
- a CDS encoding VOC family protein, with protein MSVFDHIAFKVSNIGRSRSFYESCMPKLGLSLIARSSSGFFINGGKRAPVPFMFVSQSAHGNASADMKPGNHLHLMFAATSREAVQDFFEAAMKAGGTDSSRPGYQGAEEMGYYAALVHDPDGNTLEAGFRERKR; from the coding sequence ATGTCTGTGTTTGATCACATCGCTTTCAAAGTCAGCAATATCGGGCGCAGCCGTTCATTCTATGAAAGCTGCATGCCTAAACTTGGATTGAGTTTGATTGCCCGCTCTAGCAGTGGTTTCTTCATCAATGGCGGAAAAAGGGCGCCCGTGCCGTTTATGTTTGTTTCGCAGTCGGCACATGGCAATGCTTCAGCTGACATGAAACCGGGTAATCATTTGCATCTGATGTTTGCTGCGACAAGTCGCGAGGCTGTTCAAGACTTCTTTGAGGCGGCTATGAAGGCAGGCGGCACGGATAGTAGCAGGCCCGGCTATCAAGGGGCCGAAGAGATGGGCTATTATGCTGCCCTTGTCCATGATCCCGATGGCAACACGCTGGAAGCGGGTTTTCGTGAGAGAAAGCGTTAA
- a CDS encoding tetratricopeptide repeat protein, with the protein MSLAGCQSSNMSALSSVDRAQGSTENISSLSSVIQSNPRDPEGYNVRGSAYGRAGRNKEAIRDFDQAIALKPDFYQAYANRALVYRALGDSTRAAQDYSKAIQINPQYDGAYIGRGNVYRQAGRLDQALSDFNQAIALQTTDGRAYHNRGLIYQAKGQHKQAIEDFSRAISLNSSAPEPYNGRGISYVALNDYDNAFDDFNTAITLNQNLAESWANQALVYEHRGDKAKASTSYARAVQLDPKYQPARDGLARVRG; encoded by the coding sequence TTGAGCCTGGCTGGTTGTCAGAGTTCCAACATGTCGGCTTTAAGCTCAGTTGATCGGGCGCAGGGTTCCACTGAAAATATCAGTTCGCTCAGCAGCGTCATCCAGAGCAACCCTCGTGACCCGGAAGGTTATAACGTTCGCGGTTCCGCTTATGGCCGTGCCGGACGCAACAAGGAAGCGATTCGCGACTTCGACCAGGCGATCGCACTCAAGCCGGATTTCTATCAGGCTTATGCCAATCGCGCGCTTGTTTATCGTGCCCTTGGCGACAGCACCAGAGCGGCGCAGGATTATAGCAAGGCGATCCAGATCAATCCGCAATATGACGGTGCCTATATCGGTCGTGGCAATGTGTACAGACAGGCCGGGCGTCTCGATCAGGCGTTGAGTGATTTCAATCAGGCTATTGCGTTGCAGACCACGGATGGTCGTGCCTATCATAATCGCGGCCTGATCTATCAAGCCAAGGGGCAGCACAAGCAGGCTATCGAGGATTTTTCGAGGGCCATTTCGCTGAACTCGTCGGCACCTGAACCCTATAATGGCCGTGGCATTTCCTATGTGGCGCTCAACGACTATGACAATGCTTTCGACGATTTCAATACGGCCATCACGCTCAATCAGAATCTGGCGGAAAGCTGGGCTAATCAGGCGCTTGTCTATGAGCATCGTGGCGACAAAGCGAAGGCGTCGACATCCTATGCGCGTGCCGTGCAGCTGGATCCAAAATACCAGCCTGCCAGGGACGGTCTGGCGCGTGTGCGCGGCTAA
- the rpsU gene encoding 30S ribosomal protein S21 codes for MQVLVRDNNVDQALRALKKKMQREGIFREMKMRGHYEKPSEKRAREKAEAVRRARKLARKRAQREGLVAGGRSAPAR; via the coding sequence GTGCAGGTACTCGTCCGCGATAATAATGTTGATCAGGCTCTCCGCGCTCTCAAGAAAAAGATGCAGCGTGAAGGTATCTTCCGCGAAATGAAGATGCGTGGCCATTATGAAAAGCCATCTGAAAAGCGCGCCCGCGAAAAGGCAGAAGCCGTTCGTCGCGCCCGCAAGCTGGCTCGCAAGCGCGCACAGCGTGAAGGTCTTGTTGCCGGCGGCCGTAGCGCGCCCGCTCGCTGA
- a CDS encoding MaoC family dehydratase: protein MKDPITLDQLRAAIGTEIGCSQWREVTQAMINQFADATDDHQFIHVDPERAATETPFGGTIAHGFLTLSLLSTLAYDALPMLEGATMGINYGFDKVRFLSPVKTGARVRGRFKLANADIRPSGRVVNYYDVTLEIENALKPALTATWLTIAVIEPPEE from the coding sequence ATGAAAGATCCCATTACGCTCGACCAGTTGCGCGCTGCAATAGGTACAGAGATCGGATGTTCGCAGTGGCGCGAAGTCACGCAGGCGATGATCAACCAGTTCGCCGATGCGACGGATGATCACCAGTTTATCCATGTCGATCCAGAGCGGGCGGCGACTGAAACGCCGTTTGGTGGCACCATCGCACATGGCTTCCTGACGCTTTCTCTGCTTTCGACGCTGGCTTATGACGCCTTGCCGATGCTTGAGGGGGCTACGATGGGAATCAATTACGGATTCGACAAGGTACGCTTTCTATCGCCGGTCAAGACCGGTGCGCGGGTGCGCGGGCGTTTCAAATTGGCCAATGCCGATATCCGCCCCTCGGGCCGTGTGGTCAATTATTACGATGTGACTCTGGAGATTGAAAACGCGCTCAAGCCCGCCTTGACGGCGACCTGGCTGACCATTGCGGTCATTGAACCGCCGGAAGAATGA
- a CDS encoding HAD family phosphatase, translating to MTNISPFDLVIFDCDGVLVDSEPLSCQAFEQVYTNHGMTLPEGTVAKGIGMKIADIVKMIEDMTGHRLPDGAEADFWPITRDLFAQGLQPTLGIADFLEQLPLKRCVGSSSHPDRIAFSLKKTGIDHYFGEAVYSSSMVKRGKPAPDLFLFAAEKMGVDPARCLVIEDSPFGVEGAVAAGMTAFGYIGGGHTYPGHSERLADKGASRVAAHWREIAQGIGLADAA from the coding sequence ATGACGAACATATCCCCTTTCGATCTGGTTATCTTTGACTGCGACGGCGTGCTCGTCGATAGCGAGCCGCTTTCCTGTCAGGCCTTCGAGCAGGTTTATACCAATCACGGTATGACGCTGCCGGAGGGGACCGTGGCCAAGGGCATCGGCATGAAGATTGCCGATATCGTGAAAATGATCGAAGATATGACCGGTCACCGGCTGCCCGATGGGGCCGAAGCCGACTTCTGGCCGATCACGCGGGATCTGTTTGCGCAGGGCTTGCAACCAACGCTGGGGATTGCAGATTTTCTCGAGCAATTGCCGTTGAAGCGCTGCGTGGGTTCATCCTCGCATCCAGACCGCATTGCCTTTAGTCTGAAAAAGACCGGTATCGACCATTATTTCGGTGAGGCTGTCTATTCGTCTTCCATGGTGAAGCGCGGCAAGCCTGCACCAGACCTGTTTTTGTTTGCTGCGGAAAAAATGGGTGTCGATCCGGCGCGTTGCTTGGTGATCGAAGATTCGCCCTTTGGCGTTGAAGGTGCTGTGGCAGCCGGTATGACGGCTTTTGGTTATATCGGCGGCGGACATACCTATCCAGGCCACTCCGAGCGTCTTGCCGACAAAGGAGCGAGCCGTGTTGCTGCACATTGGCGTGAAATCGCGCAAGGGATAGGACTTGCCGATGCGGCCTGA
- a CDS encoding 1-deoxy-D-ribulose 5-phosphate reductoisomerase encodes MATNVALVGLARDLHERAQTGKPIRIGLIGAGEMGTDIVTQVARMPGIEVGALSARRVQNTFKAVRTAYGQDDNAKEAENEGAMTAAIESGKIAVTGDNDLILSNPLIDVIIDATGIPEVGAATGIKAIENGKHLVMMNVEADVTIGPYLKAQADKQGVVYSLGAGDEPSSCMELIEFVSTLGYEIVSAGKGKNNPLNFDAVPDDYAQEADRRNMNVRLLVEFIDGSKTMVEMAAIANATGLVPDIAGMHGPRASIDQLSSTLIPQADGGVLNKSGVVDYSIGKGVSPGVFVVAKMDHPRLNERLEDLKIGKGPYFTFHRPYHLTSLEVPLTVARVVLHGKTDMVPLPKPVAEVCAVAKKDMQPGEQLDAIGQYCYRSWIMTTPEARAADAIPCGLLQNGTVKAPIKKGELITYANAAPPSGSKIAELRALQDKMVYG; translated from the coding sequence ATGGCGACAAATGTGGCATTGGTCGGACTGGCACGTGATTTACACGAGCGCGCGCAAACCGGCAAACCGATCCGCATCGGACTGATCGGTGCCGGAGAGATGGGCACAGACATCGTCACGCAAGTCGCCCGCATGCCCGGCATCGAAGTCGGCGCACTCTCCGCGCGGCGCGTTCAAAACACGTTCAAAGCTGTGCGCACTGCCTATGGCCAGGACGATAATGCGAAGGAAGCCGAAAACGAGGGCGCCATGACGGCGGCAATCGAATCCGGCAAGATCGCGGTCACGGGCGATAATGATCTTATTCTCTCCAATCCACTGATCGATGTGATCATCGATGCGACCGGCATACCCGAGGTGGGCGCTGCAACCGGCATCAAGGCCATCGAAAACGGCAAGCATCTCGTCATGATGAATGTCGAAGCCGATGTGACCATCGGCCCTTATCTGAAAGCACAGGCAGACAAACAGGGCGTCGTCTATTCACTCGGCGCCGGTGATGAGCCATCATCATGCATGGAACTGATCGAATTCGTCTCGACGCTTGGCTATGAAATCGTTTCAGCCGGCAAGGGCAAGAACAATCCACTCAATTTTGATGCCGTTCCAGATGACTACGCGCAAGAAGCCGACCGCCGGAACATGAATGTGCGGCTCTTGGTGGAATTCATCGACGGCTCAAAGACCATGGTGGAAATGGCAGCCATCGCCAACGCCACTGGCCTTGTGCCGGATATCGCAGGCATGCATGGTCCACGCGCTTCCATCGACCAGTTGAGCAGCACACTTATTCCCCAAGCAGACGGCGGCGTGCTCAATAAAAGCGGTGTGGTGGATTATTCCATCGGCAAGGGTGTATCACCCGGCGTCTTCGTCGTGGCAAAAATGGATCATCCCCGCCTCAACGAGCGTCTGGAAGATCTTAAAATCGGCAAAGGTCCCTATTTTACCTTCCACCGCCCCTATCACCTCACATCGCTCGAAGTACCGCTGACGGTTGCCCGCGTGGTGCTCCATGGCAAGACAGATATGGTGCCTTTGCCAAAGCCGGTCGCTGAAGTCTGTGCGGTTGCCAAGAAAGACATGCAACCCGGCGAACAGCTCGACGCCATTGGGCAGTATTGCTACCGCTCATGGATCATGACGACACCGGAAGCCCGTGCAGCCGATGCAATTCCTTGCGGGCTACTGCAGAATGGCACCGTCAAGGCACCGATCAAAAAGGGTGAGCTCATCACCTATGCCAATGCGGCCCCGCCGTCCGGTTCAAAAATCGCCGAACTGCGCGCCCTGCAAGACAAGATGGTCTACGGCTGA
- a CDS encoding NAD(P)(+) transhydrogenase (Re/Si-specific) subunit beta produces the protein MSVNLAAFLYLVSGVLFILALRGLSHPTTSRQGNTYGMIGMAISIVTTLLLARPSFGGLVLILIGIGIGGGIGAVIARRIAMTAMPQLVAAFHSLIGLAAVLVAAAAIYSPHSFGIGEIGQIHAQALIEMSLGVAIGSITFTGSIIAFLKLDGRMSGKPIMLPSRHIINAGLAAAIVLLVVVLVNTESHFVFWLIVALSLILGVLIIVPIGGADMPVVVSMLNSYSGWAAAGIGFTLGNLALIITGALVGSSGAILSYIMCKGMNRSFISVILGGFGGDTSAVSSGEVEQRPVKQGSADDAAFIMKNASKVIIVPGYGMAVAQAQHALREMADKLKAEGVEIKYAIHPVAGRMPGHMNVLLAEANVPYDEVFELEDINSEFATADVAFVIGANDVTNPAAKTDPKSPIFGMPILDVDKAGTVLFIKRGMGSGYAGVENELFFRDNTMMLFADAKKMVENIVKALDH, from the coding sequence ATGTCCGTCAATTTAGCAGCCTTTCTCTATCTCGTCTCCGGCGTCCTTTTCATTCTGGCGCTGCGCGGACTCTCTCATCCGACCACCAGCCGTCAGGGCAATACTTACGGTATGATCGGTATGGCGATTTCCATCGTCACCACGTTGTTGCTGGCGCGCCCGAGCTTCGGCGGACTGGTGCTGATCCTGATCGGTATCGGCATTGGCGGTGGTATTGGTGCTGTCATCGCGCGACGCATCGCCATGACGGCGATGCCGCAGCTCGTCGCCGCCTTCCACTCTTTGATCGGTCTGGCCGCCGTTCTGGTGGCGGCTGCCGCAATCTATTCGCCGCATTCCTTCGGGATTGGCGAGATCGGGCAGATTCACGCCCAGGCGCTCATAGAAATGTCGCTTGGCGTCGCTATCGGCTCGATCACCTTTACCGGCTCGATCATCGCCTTCCTGAAGCTTGATGGCCGCATGTCGGGCAAGCCGATCATGTTGCCTTCGCGCCATATCATCAATGCCGGGCTGGCGGCGGCAATCGTCCTTCTCGTCGTCGTTCTGGTCAATACCGAAAGCCATTTCGTCTTCTGGCTGATCGTGGCCCTATCGCTCATTCTCGGCGTCTTGATCATTGTGCCGATCGGTGGTGCGGATATGCCGGTCGTTGTCTCAATGCTCAATTCCTATTCGGGCTGGGCTGCGGCGGGCATCGGTTTCACGTTGGGCAATCTGGCATTAATCATTACCGGCGCACTGGTTGGCTCGTCGGGCGCCATCCTTTCTTACATCATGTGCAAGGGGATGAACCGGTCGTTCATTTCAGTCATTCTTGGCGGGTTTGGCGGCGACACATCGGCCGTCAGCAGTGGCGAAGTCGAACAACGTCCGGTCAAGCAGGGCTCTGCCGACGATGCCGCCTTCATTATGAAGAACGCGTCAAAGGTTATCATTGTGCCGGGCTATGGCATGGCGGTTGCACAGGCGCAGCATGCACTGCGTGAAATGGCCGACAAGCTGAAAGCTGAAGGCGTGGAAATAAAATATGCGATCCATCCCGTCGCGGGTCGTATGCCGGGCCATATGAACGTGCTTCTGGCCGAGGCCAATGTGCCTTATGATGAGGTGTTCGAGCTTGAAGACATCAATTCGGAATTCGCGACAGCCGATGTGGCATTTGTGATTGGTGCCAATGACGTAACCAATCCGGCGGCAAAGACCGACCCGAAATCGCCGATCTTTGGCATGCCGATTCTCGATGTCGATAAGGCTGGAACGGTTTTGTTCATCAAGCGTGGCATGGGGTCGGGCTATGCAGGCGTGGAGAACGAATTGTTCTTCCGCGACAACACCATGATGCTTTTCGCTGACGCCAAGAAGATGGTGGAGAATATCGTCAAGGCTCTCGATCACTAG
- a CDS encoding proton-translocating transhydrogenase family protein → MAETNFEKALDSLDRAAEAVRQAAENSSGLGDAAAAAVHTASGGVIDPFIFRFAIFILAIFVGYYVVWSVTPALHTPLMAVTNAISSVIVVGALLAVGLSLSGWATGFGFIALILASVNIFGGFLVTQRMLAMYRKKDGR, encoded by the coding sequence ATGGCTGAAACAAATTTCGAAAAAGCTCTGGACAGTCTCGATAGGGCTGCTGAGGCCGTGCGCCAGGCGGCTGAGAATTCAAGCGGTCTTGGTGATGCTGCCGCTGCCGCCGTTCATACGGCGAGCGGCGGTGTGATCGATCCGTTTATCTTTCGCTTTGCTATTTTCATTCTGGCGATTTTCGTGGGCTATTATGTGGTGTGGTCAGTGACGCCGGCGCTGCACACGCCGCTTATGGCCGTCACCAATGCCATTTCCTCGGTGATTGTGGTCGGAGCACTTCTGGCCGTTGGCCTTTCGCTTTCCGGCTGGGCAACGGGGTTCGGTTTCATCGCGCTCATTCTGGCAAGTGTGAATATTTTCGGTGGCTTTCTGGTCACCCAGCGCATGCTCGCCATGTACAGAAAGAAGGACGGACGATGA
- a CDS encoding Re/Si-specific NAD(P)(+) transhydrogenase subunit alpha codes for MAQTLFIPKESDPSETRVAASPETVKKFAALGFDIVVEKDAGEKSRIPDAEFVAAGARIGTLADAGSADIVLKVRRPGNAEIKTYKSGSALFAMLDPYGHEDAVASLAKAGISAFTMEFMPRITRAQVMDVLSSQANLAGYQAVIDAAQVYDRAMPMMMTAAGTVPAARVFVMGAGVAGLQAIATARRLGAVVTATDVRPAAKEQVASLGAKFIAVEDEEFKAAETSGGYAKEMSQDYQAKQAALVADHIAKQDIVITTALIPGRPAPRLISKDMVASMRPGSVVVDLAVERGGNVEGAVAGQVADVNGVRIVGYLNVPGRIAATASQLYARNLYAFLETLTDKDAKALRIDPEEELVKATLLTHQGAIIHPAFVSVSSASDANGAKPAKPTIKPKAAAPKAAKPKAVRKKPTATAKAPKISPKSPVDGGEA; via the coding sequence TTGGCCCAGACGCTATTCATCCCGAAAGAGAGTGATCCAAGCGAAACCCGCGTTGCGGCGTCGCCGGAGACGGTGAAGAAATTTGCAGCACTCGGTTTCGATATCGTGGTCGAGAAGGATGCGGGTGAAAAATCGCGGATTCCCGATGCCGAATTTGTCGCTGCAGGTGCACGTATCGGCACGCTGGCGGATGCGGGATCGGCAGACATCGTGCTCAAGGTACGCCGTCCGGGCAACGCGGAAATAAAAACCTATAAATCAGGTTCTGCCCTTTTTGCCATGCTCGATCCTTACGGCCATGAGGACGCGGTGGCGTCTCTGGCGAAGGCGGGAATATCAGCTTTCACGATGGAATTCATGCCGCGCATCACGCGCGCGCAGGTGATGGACGTCTTGTCATCGCAGGCCAATCTCGCCGGTTATCAGGCTGTGATTGACGCGGCGCAAGTCTATGACCGCGCCATGCCGATGATGATGACCGCAGCAGGCACCGTTCCTGCTGCGCGTGTTTTCGTGATGGGCGCAGGCGTTGCTGGACTTCAGGCGATTGCTACTGCGCGGCGGCTCGGTGCGGTGGTGACGGCGACCGACGTGCGCCCGGCGGCCAAGGAACAGGTCGCCTCGCTTGGCGCCAAGTTCATCGCGGTCGAGGACGAGGAATTCAAGGCGGCGGAAACCTCAGGCGGTTATGCCAAGGAAATGTCGCAGGATTATCAGGCGAAGCAGGCGGCGCTGGTTGCCGACCATATCGCCAAGCAGGACATCGTGATCACGACCGCACTCATTCCGGGACGCCCGGCACCGCGTCTCATCTCAAAGGACATGGTTGCGTCGATGCGACCGGGTTCAGTGGTGGTCGATCTCGCCGTCGAACGCGGCGGCAATGTCGAAGGTGCTGTTGCCGGTCAGGTTGCCGATGTGAACGGGGTGCGGATCGTCGGCTATCTCAACGTGCCGGGTCGGATCGCTGCGACCGCTTCACAGCTTTATGCGCGCAATCTTTACGCTTTCCTCGAAACGCTCACCGACAAGGATGCGAAAGCGCTTAGAATTGACCCTGAAGAGGAACTGGTAAAGGCAACTTTGCTTACTCATCAGGGTGCAATCATTCATCCAGCCTTTGTCAGCGTGTCGTCAGCGTCTGATGCTAATGGTGCAAAACCGGCCAAGCCGACAATAAAGCCAAAAGCGGCAGCTCCGAAAGCAGCGAAACCAAAAGCCGTTCGCAAAAAGCCTACGGCGACGGCAAAAGCGCCCAAAATTTCCCCGAAATCTCCTGTTGATGGAGGAGAGGCATAA
- a CDS encoding aa3-type cytochrome c oxidase subunit IV has translation MAEHHTTAQAELGAPMDYSEHEKTYAGFTVLVKWGTVSLVALMTAMAFGFFVGGFFSAAIVFVLVCVAAWFIL, from the coding sequence ATGGCAGAACATCATACGACGGCGCAGGCTGAGCTTGGTGCACCGATGGATTATTCCGAGCATGAGAAAACCTATGCAGGGTTCACGGTGCTGGTCAAATGGGGCACGGTGTCACTTGTTGCGCTCATGACTGCCATGGCTTTCGGCTTTTTCGTTGGTGGTTTTTTCTCCGCAGCCATTGTGTTCGTTCTCGTTTGTGTCGCTGCCTGGTTCATTCTTTAG
- a CDS encoding SDR family oxidoreductase: MADNEIFSVRDKVIAVTGGSSGLGLRMVHVLAGHGARVVSISRTQAGESLCPSGGEVLEIMADVTRPDEIVTAFDEAESRFGPVSMLFNNAGVAHMARAIDTTRDMLDHMFEVNVAGAFFVAQEAARRMIANGKGGAVVNTTSILGERPQKGAAVYAMTKACIAQMTKALALEWAQHDIRVNAIAPGWFPTRINEEQLSGPAAGYFKGRNPLRRLGEPNDLDGVVLMLASDASRYMTGTIVTVDGGHSL; this comes from the coding sequence ATGGCTGACAATGAGATTTTTTCCGTCCGTGACAAGGTTATAGCGGTAACCGGCGGTTCGTCGGGGCTCGGCCTGCGCATGGTTCATGTTCTGGCCGGTCATGGCGCACGGGTCGTATCGATTTCGCGCACGCAGGCAGGCGAAAGCCTGTGTCCGTCGGGCGGCGAGGTGTTGGAAATCATGGCGGATGTTACCCGCCCGGACGAGATCGTCACAGCATTTGATGAAGCGGAAAGCCGCTTTGGCCCTGTTTCCATGCTGTTCAACAATGCTGGCGTCGCGCATATGGCGCGCGCCATAGATACCACGCGCGACATGCTTGACCATATGTTCGAGGTGAACGTAGCTGGTGCCTTTTTCGTGGCACAGGAAGCAGCGCGCCGCATGATCGCAAACGGCAAGGGCGGTGCTGTTGTCAATACGACCAGTATTCTGGGCGAGCGTCCGCAGAAGGGGGCCGCCGTCTATGCCATGACCAAAGCCTGCATTGCCCAGATGACGAAGGCACTGGCGCTGGAATGGGCGCAGCATGATATCCGCGTCAATGCCATCGCGCCGGGCTGGTTTCCGACGCGAATCAACGAGGAACAGTTGAGCGGCCCGGCAGCAGGTTATTTCAAGGGCCGCAATCCTCTGCGCCGTCTGGGTGAACCCAACGACCTGGACGGTGTCGTTCTGATGCTGGCGTCAGATGCGAGCCGTTATATGACTGGTACAATCGTAACGGTTGATGGCGGCCATAGCCTTTAA
- a CDS encoding gamma-glutamyl-gamma-aminobutyrate hydrolase family protein gives MPKPLPLIAVPTDVQRFENYTWHAAPDQYLEAAIDVADVTPLLVPSFGNRIDFDAILDAVDGVLVTGAKSNVNPALYGVEPNPAFEPYDDARDATSLPLIRAAIEKGVPLLAICRGIQELNVALGGTLATEIQALEGRMDHRAPQSDKQHERFAIQHPVTIKPTSCLGQILKQESVEVNSVHRQAIDRLAPRLAVEAVAKDGTVEAVSVTDAKGFVVGVQWHPEYWAATDAPSRKIFEAFGKAVRKHKAERKS, from the coding sequence ATGCCGAAGCCTCTTCCCCTCATTGCCGTGCCCACCGACGTACAACGATTTGAAAACTACACCTGGCACGCAGCACCAGATCAATATCTGGAAGCCGCCATCGACGTTGCCGACGTGACACCGCTTCTCGTGCCCAGCTTCGGTAACAGGATCGATTTCGATGCCATTCTCGACGCTGTGGACGGCGTTTTGGTCACCGGTGCGAAATCGAACGTCAATCCAGCCCTTTACGGCGTGGAGCCAAATCCGGCATTCGAACCCTATGACGATGCCCGTGACGCCACATCACTGCCATTGATTCGCGCGGCTATCGAGAAGGGCGTGCCGCTGCTGGCCATCTGTCGGGGCATTCAGGAACTCAACGTTGCGCTCGGCGGTACACTTGCCACCGAGATCCAGGCGCTGGAGGGACGAATGGATCACCGTGCCCCGCAATCAGACAAACAGCACGAACGCTTCGCCATCCAGCATCCGGTGACAATCAAGCCCACTTCCTGCCTGGGACAAATCCTCAAGCAAGAAAGCGTAGAAGTGAATTCCGTTCACCGTCAGGCAATCGACCGGCTCGCGCCGCGTCTTGCCGTGGAAGCTGTCGCAAAAGACGGTACGGTCGAAGCGGTCTCCGTCACCGATGCAAAAGGGTTTGTCGTCGGCGTTCAGTGGCACCCGGAATATTGGGCTGCAACCGATGCCCCCTCGCGTAAAATCTTCGAAGCATTTGGCAAAGCCGTACGCAAACACAAGGCAGAGCGGAAGAGCTGA